The window AAACGTGGGCTTGGATAAAGAGATTGGAAGCATGTATAAAAGGCTGTAACTAAGAGAAACTGGAATTGTGTCTGTAAGTAACATAAACGACACCAATTTATCTCCCCAACGGTACCATTCGAATCGAAGCACAAATATGACTCAAAATGTATGACTGATATGTTCCTGAACATAGTGAATAAATTTTGCTGACTGGGCACTCAGTAGGTGGGATATTGAGTCACCATAATTTCAACTCAAATGGTCTTTCCAAAGCTTAAAACATGCACAGCATATAAAATTATCAGTGACATCGGTATTGAAGTTTTCTATCCTTTCATTCAATCCAATCATTATGTGACAGCTCACCTGTTCTTTAAattgttcttctttctcttcgTAACTTGAAAGAGCCACAACTTGTACCTGGAAATTTATGGCATGAGAATGGAAGTAACAGATTAAATTTGATCAGAAACCAGCAAAAACTAAAGATTAGCTTATCCTACATTGATAAATTCACTAAGAGGAGTTTCTTGTGGTTTTGGAACATTATCCCATATATGCAAGAAATGTGTGTGAGACATTAAAGATAAAATTGTTACAGAAAATGAAAAGCAGGAGCACTATATAACATGCACCTTCTGAATATCCTCCCTGAGAATAGGTTCAAGACTTTCCAGCGATGTCTGCTCATGAAACAAGATGTCAATTGCAAGTACATACCGGTTAGAAAAAAAGGAGCTACCAATATATTGTGTAAACAAACGAAATTTTCACCTTGGTTTTACCACTATGACAAATCGTAATGTTGTTTTACAAGGGCACAAAAACCTCATCATCACATGTTCTGTGAGATGTAGCATCAATATTGATCTAGACAATTTAGGAGGGTAAtcgatctctctccctctctctctctctggaaacACACTATTTCATCTGTCTGCATTGATCTTTGATGGATGTTGGCCTTCTTTTCTGTATGGTGAACAGATTAAGGACACTTATTTTAACATAAGAATGAAAGTGAAAATTATAAGCTGATACAAACAAGAACAACTGAAATATTGAAGCTTATATGCCTAGATGGGTGTGTAAGTCTTTTATGTCTAAGATTACCTGAAATTCTATCTTTAAAAGAGACTTGTTTGAACTTTTGAACTAATAAATACAAAGGAGACATCAGAATTTCCAGTAAAatgtaaaaaaatgaaaaaacaagTTGGCCAATGCTCTTCTGCTTTATCATTCTTATCTCATTTCTCATATACATGAACTAGAATAGAATACAAAGTACATATATGTTCAAAATATCCACGAACCATACAACAGCTAGAAATAAACTTCTAAACAGTAAATGTTTATTAATGGAAAACGGAAGTACAAACGAATGTACCCTTTAGTGGAACCCTTTTTAATTTGAATTATAGGGATTGCATAACTAGAAAAAGGAGATGTAACGATGACCATAGACCGAGAAGAAAGAGATTTCGACGACTGATTCATCTCTCAACTCCTTAATCATCAAATGCAGAAAAAAGTACCTTATTTCCAACAGCCAATGTCTGACGTTGAAGTATATTGATCACATATTAGAAAAAATGATAAGAAATGCACAGTTTAATTGATTCCCTCCCTATAGGCAGGCACACATGAAATGAGGTCGATCAGCATTCTTGCAGGAAATATCCAAGAACATAATTCAAGGTGAGTCATGAACAACTGTCACGGAATAATTAAACTAGTGAGATCAATAATATAAGCACTACGAACGCAGACTAGATTTGGCTGGATTCATCCAAAAACCAAAAGACTTTCATGAACTGAGATATTCACTTGAATCTTCCAAGCAAGAAATTTCTACCGCATCTACGAAAGGATGATCCCAATCAAAGAATCATCACAACGATTATggaagaaaacaacaaaaagacTAAGACTAACAATCAAACACTAACCAACTGGAATACCAAGAAAGCAACAGGACCAATATATTGAACTTATAGAACAAGCGGATCGGGCCGATACATGCATCAAATACATCAAGAATCTTGGTGGCATGATCGGAACCAAGAAGGCCGCAtcgggaaggagaagggaagatcAGGGAACGTACCTGCGGCAGGAGGAGATGGTCGGCGAAGGCCTCTCAACAGTCGGGTTTCAGAAGAGCAGCAGCAGAACAAGAAGACAGCTAAATATGAAACGGAAAGGAACAAGAAATGACGGCGGTTGTTAACTACCAATGGGAGAAACTAAAGGACAAATTTTAAGTTGAACTAAtccaattataataattttacattatattatagtatttttaataataataataatactataatataatataaaaatatcgtGTTATAGTATTACTATATTACATGTTTTTACTAAATATAATTGTCCTAATAttacattatattataatttttagtattattgaaaatactataaaggagtgtaaaaacataataaatatttttttttgtaaaatttatataaagatatgattatataaagatatgactataaatataatatagtcgataatgttaaatcatgaaattattaatttatcattTGGAGGTTGAAAATGTCAATAAAAGAATTGATAAAACCATCTTTAAAAGAAATTTCGGAGATGGAGCATGCAAACTACAAAGATTTCAAACATAGCAAACAAAATAAATTAGAATAAAGAAACCAAAATGATAAAGAAATCTCATAtattttggatatatatatatcatcatcatcattattattattattattattgatatttttttaaaaaaattatttatgaaggaTAATAACAAGAAACTTAATCAAACATAATATCTCGAGATACCATATACCTATGTGTTCGTGGATCTATATATTTTCAATATTTCTTCCTTTTATCATAGCCAATAAAGATATATTTCTTAGTTTTAGCATTAAGTTTGTTTCTTTTTGGATTTGGTATGTACAGATAGCACGAAGAATATATAGTTTTCACCAAACATAAGCTCGTATAGAGACTTCAGGTTGATTAGACCAAAAGGAGTTCGATTAATGACATAATTTTCACGTTACATATCTTCTGCTCATAAGCTTTGGGTAAATTCTTTATATGAAGCCAGTATTTATAAGTCTCCACGAGATACCGAATTTTTCATACAACCATACTATTTTGTTGtggtgtatttgtatatataaattcCTTTTGATGTCATTCTCCTTGTGAAAAGCGAAGTATTTATCAGAAGTAAGCTCTTCGCAGTTATCAGTGTacaatcttttaatttttctttcaaagAACATTCAACTGTTAACTTGAActcttgaaattaaaaaaaaaataattttttgcatAAAATAAACCCAAGTGAACCTTGTAAAATCATCAGTAGAGATAAACATATAACGAGAACCTAAATAAGATGGTGTTTGAGAAGAGCCCATTAATAAGCTCCAATGAAAATTTACATTTTGAAAGTGATATATCAAAATGTTGTCTGTGTGCTTTGTCAAAGTAACACCATTTATAAACTTCATTACTACTAAAAGTAGTAAGATCAAGAAGACCATtcattaaaattttctaaatcataatatttaatttaaaaaaaattatttatatgacTAAGTCTAGTATATCATATTGATGCGCTATCATTTGAACTCATCTTATCAACATAAGTAGTTAATGCCGACAAAACAAGTAAATCTTTGACCCTTTTaccataatatattatatatgtatctaATTCTTTTATATTACGAAGAAATCTGATTTCAATAGGATAAAAATGAACATAATTCTCATCATCAACTGCATTTGTAATAGGatcattatctttatttgagattATGACAATGCCTTCCTTTTCCATTTGGTGAATAGTATTATTTGACGTGATGATTACATCATTACCCTcgtattgatgaatattattgaaTTTGGTACTATCACTAGTGAAATAATTACATCCTGAATCAACAAtctaatcattttcaaaattgatAGATGTCATGTGCTTATTAGTTTCAACCATAAAACATTTGCCCCAATTTTCAGCATttgaataatcttatttatttataattttttttaaatctttacACGATAGTTTTTCTTGATATGGCTTAACTTGTCACACCTATAATACTTTATCTTCTTTCGATTTGCACCATTATTCAAAGAAGACTCTTACTTACTGTTAGcatcattcttcttctttttattgttaTCATTACCCTTTTTCTTATTTGTAAAAAGGCATCTCTGTCTCCCCTTGAAATAGAAGCTCATATCATTTAACGGATTCCTAAGAAGTAAAAAGATTTTCCAATTGTACTAAAAATGGTTGTTGAAACCATCCTTGAATAGATGTAACAtaaggaatatattttttttgaatacTATGAATAATACAATGTTTCATTCGTGCATTGAAAATAGGCACATCTGGATCTAAgagtaatatcattgaatataaatttttaatcttaaaaaaatattaaaaaattaagaggTCATCTTGGATAGTATTTGTTAAATCATTCTTCAAATACTAAAGCTAAGTCATATTCTTTCTATTGAGCAATACATCAAGAGTTGATCCAAATCTTTGAAGCTAATTTGCAACAAATAATTTGTTCAAAGAGATCATGGGAATTAGATATCTTTAATATAAATTCagtcttttcatttaaaatactcCATCTAATCATGATGTCTTACTGTTATTGTATTGCCACCAACCATATCGCATAGATCTTCCTAAGACGAAGACTCCAAACAAGTCTTCTAGATCTTATAGTTATATTGATTGATAAGTTCAATGTCAAATCCATCAACTAGACTATAATTTTTTAtagttaaaaaaatttattttcttcACTAAGAAGAGCTTGAAATACATATTATCACCCTTGTGGTTTTGATATCATGTGGAGAAAGAGAGATCACATGCAAGTATAATATTTTCTCAAATAGTAGTAACAAGGTACCAATAGCCCAAAATCGTAGTAACAAGGTACTAATAcctaaaatcaaatcaaataaaagaagaaaaaaccaaattagaaaaaaaaactttattgaacttcttaaaataaaaaacacTTATAGATCGATCTTGAGTGGTTTCTAAAATTTGAATACTTGATCTACAACTATTTAtggatataaaatataataatcctTAATCCCTATAGCTCAATCACCTATTTATGgatataaaatataagaatcCTTCATCCCTAACtctatataatattatttgaaatcttcTAAAATTTATTTTGACCTAAGAATTCCTTAtccttaaaattttatataattttatttaaaatataaaatattaatttataatgtTCTGAAATATACTTTTAACTTCTTAACAAATATATCACCGGAACTACGATGGTGGCGACACCTGATGTCTTTGGGTGTACTTGGGTTCAGTGTGGCACCGGAGCTATAGAAGAATAGCCATGGATGGCGGCGACACCTGCGATCCAGGGTGCAGCAGCAGATGTCTCTGGGTGTTCTTGGGTTCAATGTGGCTCCGGAGCTACGGAAGAAGTGCCATGGATGGCGGTGGCACCTGCGATTCAGGGTGTGACGGCATATGTCTCTGGGTGTTCTTGGGTTCAATGTGGCACCGGAACTACGGAAGAAGTGCCATGGATGGTCGCGGCACCTATGATCCAGGGTGCGATGATAGATGTTTGGGTGTTCTTGGGTTCAATGTGGCACCGGAGCTACGGAAGAAGTACCATGGATGATGGCGACACATGCGATCCAGGGTGCGACAACAGATATCTTTGGGTATTCTTGTATCCCTGACACAGGAGTTTTGGGAAAAGAGCCATCTTACGAGGGTTCCCATGCCGTGCCAGAAGCGAAGGAAGCGTAGATTGCCATTACATATTTGGATCGTCTTGCGAGGGTTCCCCTGCGATGCCAGAAGCGTGGACTTACGATGACATGGATGGATTTGTTGACGACCTCGACCTGTCAAAAACATGGACTTGCGATGAGATGTATGGATTTCTTGACGACCTCAACCTCGTAGCGGAGGCCACACTCGCAGCAGCGACATTGGTAGCTCCACCTGCTGCAGAGTCATGGATGGCGGCAGCACCCACGAGCCAGGGTGCGACGGCTGATGTCCCCGGAGAATAAAGCCCGTATAGAAGGCTCTAACTAAGAGAAACTGGAATTGTGTCTGTGACGTAGACGACACCAATTTGTCTCCCCACCATGTCCTCTATTGTATGTACTATGAATCACTCGCTCACTCTTCTGGTCAATCTAAAACTCAACAGTTCCATTCGAGTCGAAGCACAAACATGACTCAATTGTATGACCGATATTTTCCTCTGTTGGACTCTGTTCTATATAGCCAATAAATTTTACTGACTGTGGGGGCACACACCAATAAAGGAAGTGCACGCATGtgtttctccttttcttcttcgcACTCCTCTCTAGCCCGACGTGCATTTGCCATTTTCCTCCCTCTAAGAATCCTCCTTCCTCCTACTTCTGGATCCGTCCAAACTAAATAAGGATAGCCATGTCCAAACGaaataaaacataatcttttgttCGATCCCTGTTTGAAGTAGGAAACTTTGGGTGTTTCCTAATTCGATAGCCCCCCACcccctctctctatatatatgatACCCCTCACTTGCGACACAACTTTTCTGCCCTTTCGCTACACTCCTCCTTCGTTCCTCCCTCtcgcttctcttctttctttttcttcgttcCCCTTCCTTCGCTAGCAATGGCGTCGGAAAACACCAGCGACGGCGGAGACAAGACATGGAAGTGGATGGGGTGCCATTTTACCCCGACCGACGAAGAGCTGATGGGCAATTGCCTTCTCAACAAGGTTCGTGATCTGCCGCTGCGAATCCCCCCGGCTTTAGCATTCCCGAGATGGAGGTGTACAAGAAAGCGCCGTGGGAATTGATGGTCCGCTCCAGCTACCTTCCCGCGGGTGTGTCCTACTGCTTCGTCCGCGTGCCCCGCTCCAAAGCCAGGGACAATAGGCTGAAGCGGAAGACGCGCGGTGGAAGGTGGGTCGCCAACGGCAGGAGGAGATGATCGTCGAACGCCTCTCCACAGTCGGGTTTCAGAAGAGCAAAAGCAGAACAAGAAAGCTAAATATCAAACGGAAAGCAACAAGAAATGACGGCGGTTGTGAACTACCAATGGGAGAAACTAAAGGACGAATTTTAAGTTGAACTAAtccaattataataattttacattatattaaaatatttttaataataataataatactactaCTATAATATAATATGAAAATATTGTATTATAGTATTACTATATTACATGCTTTTACTAAATATAATATTACTAAATATAATTGTCCTAATAttacattatattataatttttagtattattgaaaatactataaagGAGTGTAAAAACATAATAGATATAATTTtttgtaaaatttatataaagatatgattatgttaataaatattttttttataaaatttatcgtaaaaatatgatttttaataaaaattatataaagatATGACTATAAATATAATATAGTCGATTATGTTaaatcatgaaattattaatttatcattTGGAGGTTGAAAATGTCAAATAAAATAATTGATAGAatcattgttaaaaaaaaaatcggaGATCGAGCATCCAAGCTACAAAGATTTCAAACATAGCTAACAAAATAAAGTAGAATAAAAGAAACCAAAATGATAAATAAATCTCAtatgttttgaatatatatatatatatatatatatatatatatcatttttattattatgattgatatttttttaaaaattatttatgaagaataataataagaaacTTCATCAAACATAATATCTTGAGATCCATACATTTataatatttctttctttcatcgtaatcaataaaaatatatttcttagcTTTAGCATCAAGTTTGTTTTTCTTTAGGTCTAGTATGTATACATAGCACAAAGAACATATAATTTTTCACTAAACATAAGCTCATATAGAAATTCTTTGTATGAAGCCAACATTTATAAGTCTCCATGAGATATCGAATCTTTCATACAGTCATACTATTTTGTTgtgatgtatttgtatatataagtTTCTTTTGATGTCATGCTCTTTGCAAAAAGAGAAGTAAAATAAACCCAAGTGAACCTTGTAAAATCATCAATAGAGATAAGCATATAACGAGAACCTAAATAAGATGGTATTTGAGTAGAGCCTATTAAATCATCATGAATAAACTCTAATAAAAATTTACATTTTGAAAgtgatatatcaaaagattgtctATGTGCTTTGTCTTATTGACATCCTTTGTAATGTCTTATTGACATTACCACTGAAAATAGTAAGATCGAGTAGAGCCCATTAATTTTTTCATGTACCACAAAACTGTTGCACTCAATTACTACAAAATGCATGCATTCCGTACATTCACGGCACTTTGTTAAGTAACGCATACTTGCTTTTAGAATTTTTCATGTACAGCTACAGTTTAGAATTTTTCGAGTAAGTATACTGCCATGTAAACTGTGTTCTACGACTCATAGCTCAGACTCAACATACCACTGTACCACCCTCTCTTAATTAACTGCCACTCCAGCCCCGAGTGTCACCCCACGCTGTCAAGTGAAACATGTTCTGTATTTTCATTTGTACTGTCTCTCGCACAATCAACGAATGGGGCAGCTAGCACATTATTGGACCAGAAACAGGAAGCAGCGTTCCGTTCCTCGACTAAAGGCACGACCCTGGTGCAAACTCTACCCTCTCCTGGATGTGCATCACTTGAGTCGGTCACCACTTGAGTTTCCCATCTCCAATTCTCTGATATTATTTCCTCCTGACAACCACGTACCTCCTCCCAAGTTTTGGATCGACATGCGAATTAGGTGATGTTCCAAGTAGCCAAGTAAAGCACAAACTTATTTCCTCCACCTTTGTGCACGAGTAACATATGAGATTGAATTCCTTGCCAAGAAACAATAACTCTAGCTTCCATCGGTGCTTACCAAATATCGACTATATTGACAGGCGTTGGTTAATAAAATGCTTAGGCCCCGATTATTGATTACAGAAATGCATCTATTTCTTTCTTTAATACGGCGTGCATTATGTTCCAATACataaaagttttgataccatatgtcacaatTCTATGACAGGGTTCTATTACGGCGCATATGTGATCAGGTTCAATAGTAAATTCGTCTTGACATGATTCGTTTTGATCTGACGTCTTgatgtaaaatatttaataaagaaTTCATGATATATAAAACCATCTAATTCTAAATTCTAACTCAAATATAATCGAACCTCTCATACGAGATAGAAATCGGAGTGTGATAAAAGCATACACCGATATAAAAACAGTACAAGCCTTTACAAGAATAGAGAAACTGTATCGACTTCCTCTGGCGATCCTATATATGCATTTAGCTTCGGGTTTAAAACAAAATTTTACTGTTATTGATAACTTGAATAAAAGTTAATGGTGGAGTTGGCACAAAAATGCCAATCGGTGCATCTAAGTTGAATGGCCCCGCTGATAAGAATGCGAAAACAATATGTTCTAGGTTAAACTGACCACAACATGGCATTCATTGCAATCTTGGACCATCATCCAGATGACAATTCAGCATGGCACGCATTGCATGCCATCTACGTGCTTCATGCCTGACGTACCAGTCATGTCTTTACGCTCCGTAAGCTATCATTAGGAACACGGGCTGTGTCTTCAATTGGACCGTCTCTTGCACAATCAAGAGATGGGCCAGGTAGCATATTACGGACCAGAAACGTGAGGCAGTGCTGCGTTCACGACTCAGTGTCAATAGTATACTCATCCTGATGTGATTTATTTCGATCTGTGTTGGTGTAGAATATTTAATAGAGAATTAATGACAGTAGATCCATCTAGTTCTAAATACTAACTAACAATTATTCCAACCTCTCATATGAGATTAAAAGTATACGACGACATAAAAACACAACAAGAATAGGAAAATTAGATCGACTTCCTGTGGTGATCAAGTATACGACTTTGCTGATAAGAATGCGAAAAAGGTCCATAGAAATGCGTTGACTTCTCTGTTCTTTCTCCTTTCTAATTCCATTGCCATCTATTGTTTTTCTTCTTGCCTGTTTGCTTGTGTTACTTAGAATATTGAATCTTTCTTCTTGCTGGCTTGCTTTTGTTGGACTAGTAAATCATAATTTTGTGACTAGATAGAATTTTAGGTTAAGAGTCTTAGTCAAGATAAGAACCTTTATTATAATTGGAGTCAAAGTCTCTTCTAAATCTCCTATTAGTCAAGATGAGAAGATTTTGGTTTTTCCAAATCTCTTCTTCCCAACAGCTTTCGCCCACCTTTGGTAAACTTTAGGTCAACATCCTCGCTGACGCAGAATGTGTGTTGAAGCAAAGCCTGAAGTTATTTCACCCAACGCCATGCATGGGGTTGCAGATCAAACATACCATCGTTCGTCCTACAACAGGACATAGCGCGCATGTGCTGTGCTGGGGCTGATGCATTATATATAGCGTCAAATTGAGCACCACCAAACACAAACACAGTCGATCGATCCATAATCCTTCTTCTCTGTCATAACCATGGCGCAAACCGGTGGCGCTGGGAGCCCATCATGGGCGGAGCTCCTGGGATCCAACCACTGGTCCGGCCTTCTCGACCCCCTCGACGATACCCTCCGCAACCTTCTCCTCATGTGGGGTGACATGTGCCAGGTCACCGGCGATTCCTTCATCGGCGACAGCAACTCCCAGTTTCACGGCCGCTGTCGCTACTCCAAGAACAGCCTTCTCGACAAAACCTTCTTCCCCAATGCTGCCGACTACGCGGTGTTGGAGTACCTGTACGCCCTGTCAACGTTTCTATTTGTGCTGAAGGAATCCAACTGGATGGGCTACGTTGCGGTCTCCAGCCACGCGCATGCCGAGGCCGTCGGCCGCCGCGACATCTACGTTGTATGGCGCGGCACCAGCCGAAAAATGGAGTATCTCGAGGATATCACCATTCCTCTCGTGCCATTCGACCAAGACAGCAACGATGTGAAGGTCATGCTCGGCTGGCGCGACATCTACAACTCGAGCGATCCCAACTTCGACTTCAACAAAAAGAGTGCACGGGAGAAGCTGCTTGAAACAGTAAAAGAGCTAGTCGGGAAATACAAAGGCGAGAACCTGAGCATAGTTTGTGTTGGCTACAGCTTGGGAGGCGCCCTCGCCATCTTAAGCGCTTATGACATAGTGAAACATGGGCTATCTAAGATTGGGGAGACGGAGGAGTACTTCCCAGTATGCGCCATGGTGTTTGAATCCCCGCGAGTGGGGAATCAGGCTTTCCGTGACAGCTGGGAGCAGCAGCCCAACCTAAGATTACTACGTGTCATGAACAAGGGAGACCCTGTTCCTGACCTGCCACCCCTAGAGTGGGGCTATGTTGACGTTGGCACAGTTCTGGAGGTGGCTTCGGAGCAATCAAGGTTCTTGAAGAGTAAGGTGGACAACAAGCACAACTTGCAAGCGATCCTGCACACTGTGGCCGGGTGGGAGGGGGCCAGCGGCGGCTTCGACCCGACCAGAGTGAAGAGGAGCCTTGTGCTGGTGAACAAGGAGGGCGACGATTTGGTGGACGATTGCAAAATACCGGCGTCGTGGTGGGTGGAGAAGAACAAAGGAATGGTGCTTGACAAGGATGGCAACTGGGTGGAGGCGCCGCCTGGGATATGAATGTGCACGTGTCGCCAACTGGTGCGTACTATAATTACGCACGTATAGTCGTCTACTTCAGCCTACTGCATCTGAACGTCACGCGTCCTTCCAAGTCATCAGTCGGAGGTCTGTATGCTATAGTCGTCCAGTGGGACGTGAGTACCCCCACGTGTTCCACCGCAAAATAAACGCATGCTGCTGCGTGCTTTGCTTTAAGTATGTCTATCAGTGTTTGTGGCCGTATCGGTACGGTTGCTACccaaaaataaatgaataaataagtGTTAGTATTGtgatgtcaaccatttaattctgaatcGTGCTATTTGTCGTGACTTTGCATTAGGTTATTAATTTTGTCATATCATTTGGACATAATGTAATAAACCGGTAGAAGCTGGATAGCTTTAGGACCTTTGTCTTTAGATAACATTAGTAATACATATGGGGCCGCTAAAAATAGTACCGGAGCCACGACGCAAGGAACGACTCGAGTGGACGCTCTGCCCTCTCTCGGAAAGGTCACCACTTACGTCACGCTATTACCGGACAAAGGAAGTGCACGCATGtatttctcctttcttcttct of the Musa acuminata AAA Group cultivar baxijiao chromosome BXJ3-2, Cavendish_Baxijiao_AAA, whole genome shotgun sequence genome contains:
- the LOC135631559 gene encoding phospholipase A1-II 5-like, whose product is MAQTGGAGSPSWAELLGSNHWSGLLDPLDDTLRNLLLMWGDMCQVTGDSFIGDSNSQFHGRCRYSKNSLLDKTFFPNAADYAVLEYLYALSTFLFVLKESNWMGYVAVSSHAHAEAVGRRDIYVVWRGTSRKMEYLEDITIPLVPFDQDSNDVKVMLGWRDIYNSSDPNFDFNKKSAREKLLETVKELVGKYKGENLSIVCVGYSLGGALAILSAYDIVKHGLSKIGETEEYFPVCAMVFESPRVGNQAFRDSWEQQPNLRLLRVMNKGDPVPDLPPLEWGYVDVGTVLEVASEQSRFLKSKVDNKHNLQAILHTVAGWEGASGGFDPTRVKRSLVLVNKEGDDLVDDCKIPASWWVEKNKGMVLDKDGNWVEAPPGI